The Apium graveolens cultivar Ventura chromosome 6, ASM990537v1, whole genome shotgun sequence genome contains a region encoding:
- the LOC141663917 gene encoding mediator of RNA polymerase II transcription subunit 22a-like → MNKGGAGGGGGPTAAAALAAAQKQKTLQQRVDNDIGNIVDNFSFIVNVARVNDPPVRNSQEAFMMEMRASRMVQAADSLLKLVSELKQTAIFSGFATLNDHVEQRTEELNQLAEKTDGMLARIGEDAAASLTELESHYYSSVRTNQAVSGLQ, encoded by the exons ATGAACAAGGGTGGGGCAGGAGGTGGTGGTGGTCCCACAGCTGCAGCAGCGCTTGCTGCTGCTCAAAAGCAGAAGACATTGCAACAGAGAGTCGACAATGACATTGGAAATATTGTTGACAATTTTAGTTTCATTGTCAATGTTGCCCGG GTTAACGATCCACCTGTTAGAAATTCACAAGAAGCTTTCATGATGGAGATGCGCGCATCCAGAATG GTTCAGGCAGCCGATTCATTGCTTAAATTGGTGTCAGAGTTGAAACAGACAGCCATCTTTTCAGGGTTTGCAACCCTTAACGATCATGTAGAGCAGAGAACAGAGGAACTAAACCAGCTGGCAGAGAAAACAGATGGCATGTTAGCTAGAATTGGAGAGGATGCTGCTGCTAGCCTTACAGAACTTGAATCGCACTATTATTCATCTGTTAGGACAAACCAAGCTGTGAGCGGGCTTCAATGA